The genomic region TGGTTCTTGAGGGCGGTTTCCTGCGTTTCCATGGTCGCGGCAGGCTGGCGTTCCTGCGCGATGATCGCGTCGATCAGGCTCGACGTATCGATGCCGGAGATCAGTCCACTGATGGAGGTGAGAGGAGTGGTCATCGTCGGGCACCGTCTTCGAAGTGGTGGGGGACCGCGGCTGCGGCCCCCGCACCGGGTATCACTCCGCCGGAATTAGCGGAGCAGCGTCAGTACCTGCGCTGCCGACTGGTTGGCCTGCGAAATCATCGCCATGCCAGCCTGCTGCAGGATGTTGAACTTCGTGAACGCCGTCGTTTCCTGCGCCATGTTGGCGTCGCGGATCGTCGACTCGGCGGCGGTGGTGTTCTGCTGGATCGTGTCGACGTTGGTCTGCGCGTAGCTGATCCGGCTCTCGGCGGCGCCGATCGCGCCGATCGCCGAGTTGACGTGGTCGGTCGCGGAGTCGATCGCCGTGAGTGCTGCCTGGGCGTTCGCCGCGGTGGTCACGTTCGAGGTGCTGATACCAAGAGTCGACAGCGTCAGGTCGACCGAGCTCAGAGAGATCAGGTCGGAGCTGGCGTAGTGACCGCTGGAGCTCACCATGAAGTTGCCGCCGCTGCCGGCATTGATCGTCAGCGCGCCGATGGCGGTGTCACGGACGTACCCGGAATCGGTGTTCACCTTGACCCCGAACTCCGAGAAGTTGAGCGTCTGCGCACCGGCCACATCGGCCACCGTCTGCGACACGCCACCCTTGGTCATCGTGATCGTGTGGTTCGTGGTGTCGGCCGTCAGCGCGTAGGTGCCCGCGGCATTTCCCGTGAAGGTCGTGCCGCTCGACGGAACGCCGGTGACCGAGAACAGCGCGCTCGACGTGTTGAGCGACGCACCGAACGAACCGTCGATCAGGTTGCTCCCCTGATACTGGGTCGTCGCGGTGATGCGGGTGATTTCCTGCAGCAGCTGCTGGAACTCCGCATCGAGCTTGTCGCGCTGGGATCCGATCGTGTCCGAGTTGGATTCCGTCGCGAGCTCCTTGAGGCGGTCAAGGATGGTGGAGATGGTGTTGGTGGCGCCGTCGGCGATCTGCAGCATCGAGTTCGCCTGCGAGGCGTTGCGGGAGGCGGCAGAAAGGCTCTGCGCCTGCCCACGGAGCTTGTTGGCGATCGCGAGGCCTGCCGCGTCATCTCCCGAGCTGTTGATGCGGAAACCGGACGACAGGCGGGCAATTTCCTTGTTCATGTTCATGCCCGACGCGGTCGTGTTCAACAGCGCGATATTCGCCCCAAGATTGGTCTGGATACTCGACATGCGGTGTTCCTCCCTAAACGTGGACCCGGGGCGTCCGTGCCCCGGCGATGCGACCCGATATGGTCGCTCCGCCCGTTATCGGTTGAGGAACCCCGACCATGAGTGGCCGGGGGGAGGGGTCAGGCTGGCTGCAGGAGGGTGGGGAGATCGAACGGCACCGCGGTCCGGCCGACTGCATCGGTGCGAATGAACTGATGGCCGGCGCGGCTCACCGGATCGATGATCACCGGCGCCTGGAGATTCGCCGTCGCTGTTTCATCCTGCGCCGGCAGCGTGACGATCGCATACGCGTCGCCGCCGATCTCGCCGAGCGGCTCGCTCAGCGCACCCCACCGGATGAGGAGGAAGGCGAGCGCCGGTGCATCGAGCGACTGGAGCCAGGCGAGCGCCCGTGTCTGCGCCGGCAGCAGCGCGAAGTGCGTCGAGTTGGGGAAGCCTGGCAAGCCGTCGGCGAAGTGGACCATCCGGGAAGGCGACACCTGGATGGTACCAAAGAGCCGGGTGACAAAGGTCGGTTCGATCGAGGCGGGGCGGATGGCAGCGCTCATTGCAGGTAGTTCACCAGTGAGGTGTTGAGAATCTTGCTCGTGGCGAGCAAGCCCGCCTGGAGCGCGGTCTGGATCGACGCAAGGTTGAGCGACGCTTCCTCGATCGGGATATCCGCCGCGTTGCTGCGCGCGGTGGAAAGCGAGGTCTGCTGCGCGGTAAAGGCATTGGTCGCCGACGTGAGCGCATCGGTGCGTGCGCCGACGTCGGCGAGATTGTTCTGGGTCGCATCGAACGCCGTGTCGAGACCGGTCATCGAGGCGAGAATGGCGTTCGAATCGTTGCTGTTGAGCGCGTTCTGCAGGGCCGTGAGTGATTGCATCGCCCCCGAGTCGACAAAGAGCTGCGCGCCGGTGTGCGTGGTGTTCACGGTGACGCCGTTGCCGATCTCCGCCTGTCGCTGGGCGGTGTTGCCGACGTAGCTCCCGTCCGCCTGGAACGGCTCGGCATCGGTCGCCGTGCCGGCGAAGACATACTGGTCGCCGATCTTGAGATTGCCGAGCGACACCGCCTGGGCCAGGAGCTGCGACACTTCGGCGCCGGCGGCAGCGCGGGTCTGCGCATCGCCATTGCTCCCCGCCTGCTCGGTCGCGAGTTCCTTCGCCCGGCTGAGCAGATCGGTGAGCTGGTTGAGTGTCGATTCCTCGCCGCTCAACCCGGTCTGCACCGATGAAATGTTGCGGAGATACTGGGTCACCCCGCGGGTTGCCGCATCGATCTGCATCACCTGGCCGCCGGCCACCGGGTCGTCGGAGATCGTGGCGTTGCGCTGCCCGGTCGACACCTGCGCCGATGCCTGGTCGAGTGCATTGAACTGGTTTTCCACCTGCTGCAGTGACCTGGTGTACACCATGGCATCGGTAATTCGCATCGCGATACGTCCCTGGAGGTTTTGCGGTGCGCCGATTATCGGATACCTTTCGCGCGGCATGAGTCGCACCACGATGTTTCGGCGGTGCACCATCCTCCCGCAACCAAGGATGTGGATCGGAATGTCGAGACGATGAAGACGGTGTTGTGTGTCGACGACGAGCCCGCCGTGGCCGCGATGTTCGAACATGCACTCACCAGTCTTGGCTACGAGCCGGTCCTCGCCCTGAGCGGTGAGGAAGCCCTCCGCGTCGTCGCCGCTCGACGGATCGATCTCATCCTCGCCGACTCCCAGATGCCCGGGATGTCCGGGCTCGAACTGCTCGACGCACTCGAACAGCAGGGCCGCAACATCCCGGTCGTGATCGTCACCGGACATAGCAGCGTGGAACATGCCGTCCTCTCGATGCGCCGCGGTGCCGTCGACTACCTCACCAAGCCGGTTCGCCTTCAGACCCTCGAAATCACCATCCAGCACGCGCTCGATTTTGCCAGGCTTCGCAGCGAGAACGAGACCTTCCGGCAGGAGATCTCCCGGATCCAGGCGCGGCGCCGGCTCGTCGGCAACAGCTCGTCGCTGAAGGATCTGCAGGATGTCATGATCACCGTCGCGCCGACGCGCGCGGCCGTGCTGATCGAAGGTGAATCGGGGACCGGCAAGGAACTGATCGCGCGAGGGATTCACGACCAGAGCCCGCGCCGCGACCAGCCGTTCATCACCGTCAACTGCGCCGCACTGCCGGAAGGGCTCGTCGAAAGCGCGCTCTTCGGTCACGAAAAGGGAGCCTTCACCGGCGCCACCGCGCGGATGATCGGCGCCTTCGAGCGCGCCGACGGCGGCACGCTCCTCCTCGACGAAGTCTCCGAGATGCGGCTCGACCTGCAGGCCAAGCTGCTGCGGGCGATCCAGGAGCAGGAATTCGAACGCGTCGGCGGCCGCGACCTGGTGCGGGTGGACGTGCGGATCATCGCCACCACCAACCGGGCGCTCCTGCGCGAAGTCGACGCGGGACGCTTCCGCGCCGATCTCTACTACCGGCTGCAGGTGGTGCCGATCTACACCCCGCCGCTCCGCGACCGGGCCGACGACATTCCGCTCCTCGTCGCTCACTTCATCCATTCCAGCTGCGAAGCGCTCGGCGTCTCCTCCGCCACCCTCGCCCCCGGGACGATGGACCACCTCCAGGCGTATCGCTGGCCTGGCAACGTTCGCGAACTGGCGAACGCGGTCGAACGGGCGGTGATCCTGAGCCGCGGCCGGCCGCTGACCGCCGAAGTCTTTGCGCTGTCACGGAGCGGGGGCGAAGCCGCGCCACCGGTGCTGCACCTCTCCCGCAGCGACGAGCCGGCAGCGGTACCGGTGCCGGCAGCAGAATCCGATGAACTCCCGCTCAACCTCGCCGATCTCGAACGGGTCATGATCCAGCGCGCCCTCGCCGCCACCGGCGGCAACCGCACCCGCGCCGCCCGCCTTCTCGGCATCAGCGAACGGACCCTCCGCAACAAGCTGAACGTCCCGCAAGTCAGCTGAGCCGGTCGGCAAGCTTCGCCGGAGTTCGGAAGAAACTTCCGGCGCTCCAAACCGCGCTCCAGGAACCAGTTCGCGCATGATCTTCGCAAACCATTGCCGTCCAACGTGTTAGCTCATATGGGCCGATCAGGTACGCGGCTTGCCAAACCGCATCGCATCACACCAGCGGTGGGAGCCCATGGTTCCGAGCCTTTTCGGTCAAGGAACACTGACGCATGACCTGCGCGGCGCACTCGAGGAACTGAGCGCCACGCACGAAACGATCGCGCAGCGAGTGGCGAATGCGTCGCCATCCAGCGCGAACACGTCGTTTTCCGACCAGCTCAAGGCATCGATGTCGGGACAGGACGAATCGTTGACTCGTGACATGGCCGCACTCGCCGACACCGAGACCCGGTACGAGGCGTCGGCCAAGTTGCTGCAGCAGTCGTATTCCGATATCCGCGCCGCGATGTCCAGCAATGGCTGACGTCCCCGGCATCCCGATGCTCCCGCGTCCCTTTCGCGAGCTGATGGGACCCCTCGGCACCGCCGCGAGCGGGATGTCGCGCCAGCAGAAGTTCATCGAGGTGATCGCCAACAACATCGCCAACGCCGAGACGACGAAGACCGCCGACGGCGGGCCGTATCATCGTCAGATCGCCGTCGCGGGGACCGATCCCGTGACCGGCGCGCCGATCACCACCGTGCACGAGGACAAGTCGGCAGGAAAGACCGTGTACCAGCCGGGTCACCCCGACGCCGACGCGCAGGGATACGTCCACTACCCCAATGTCGACGTCGCGACCGAGATGGTGGACCTGATGATCGCGCGGCGGATGAACGACGCGAATGCCACGGTGTTCGAATCGGCGAAGGCGATGCTGCGAAAGGCGATCGACATTTGAGCACCATTCCTCCGATCGGCAGCGGCATCCCGCCGGTCAGCAATACGACCAGCCAGCCGCGTGCCCGCGCCACCTCCGAGGTCGCATCGCAATCGGCGCTCTGGCAGGTCCTGACCGACGAAGAGCGCGCCTTCTTCGATTCGATGACGGCACTCGGTCCGGTGAGCTATGGCGCTTCCGGCCAGTCCTCGGCCAACGCCGGCGCGCCGCTCGGCCAGCGCATCGACCTCCTTGGCTGATCGATGACGACACCGATCCGCCCCGAGATGCAGGTCGTCTCGCCGCTGGAGCGCGGCGAGGGGACGCCGATCGGCTCCGTCACCGACGGTCCCGGATTCGGAGATCTGCTCACTCGCGCGCTCGGCGGCGCCGAGTCGATGCAGCAGCAGAAGGACAACGTCATCGGCGCCTTCCTGCGAGGCGACCCGGTCGAGTTGCATCAGGTGATGGCGGCTGCCGAAGAAGCGTCGTTGTCGTTGCAGCTGCTGGTCGAAACCCGCAACAAGCTGACCAGTGCATATCAATCGCTGATGAATACGCAGGTCTGATCGCATGCCAGACGCCTGGACCCGTCTCGACGCCAATCGTCGCTTCGCCGTCATCGCCATCGCCGCGGGAATGGTTCTCCTCGCCTTTCTGCTGATGAAGCGCGCGTCGACTCCCGACTACGTCACCCTCTTCCGCGAGCTCGATCTTGCCGAGGTTGGCAACATCACCGATCAGCTCGGGAAGGCGTCAATTCAGTACCAGCTCGGCAACGGCGGAAGCGAAGTGCGCGTCCCGCTCCCCGACGCAGCGCGCGCGCGAGTGCTCCTCGCCAAGGTCGGACTTCCGGCAAATGGCCGCCCCGGGCTGGAACTCTTCGACAAGCCGTCGTGGGGGATGACCGACTTCACTCAGCACATCACCTATCGTCGCGCGCTCGAAGGCGAACTCGCCCGCACCATCGGCACGCTTCGCGGAGTGACCCGTGCGCAGGTCCACCTCGCGCTGCCGGAAGAATCGCCGATTCGCGCGCAGCAGCGGCCGCCCGAGGCGGCAGTCGTCGTCTCGCTTCAGCCGAACACGTCGCTGTCGCAGGACCAGGTGCGCGGGATCACGCAACTCGTCGCCGGCAGCGTTGAGCAGATGACGGCGGATCACGTCGTCGTCCTCGACGACAGCGGCCGACCGCTCACCGGCGCGACCGACACCGAAGGCGCGGCGCTCACCGCGCACCAGCTCGATCTCGAACAGGGAGTCGAGCAGCACCTCGCCACCAAGGTCGAACAGCTGCTGTCCTCCGCCGTTGGACCTTCGGACGTGAGGGTCCAGGTCGCGGCGCGCCTCAACTTCGACCAGGTCGAACGGACCATCGACACCTACGATCCCAACGGGAAGGTCCTCTCCAACGAGCAGCGCAGCCAGACGTCGGCGGACAGTTCCGCGGGTGATGCCGCCGGGACGGTGATCAACAACACCTATCTCAACTCGCGGAAACTCGAGAAGATCATCGGCGAGACCGGGAACGTCACGCGGCTCACCGTGTCCGTGATGCTTAACTCCCGGGCGCTCAAGGCCGATCAGGCGGCGCAGGACGACCAGCGCACGTCGCTCGCGCAGCTGGTCCGCAACGCGATCGGGATCGACAGCACCCGTGGCGACCAGCTCTCGGTAGTCGCCGTGCCGTTCACCGATCCGGTGCCGGTCAAGGTGAACCCCGCCGACACCGCCACGATCAAGGCGTCGGCGATCGACACCCTCTCCCGCTTCAGCATTCCCGCGGTCGCCCTTCTCGCAGTGATCGTCGCTCTCGTCCTGGGTCTCCGGATGCTCAA from Gemmatimonadales bacterium harbors:
- a CDS encoding flagellin, with translation MSSIQTNLGANIALLNTTASGMNMNKEIARLSSGFRINSSGDDAAGLAIANKLRGQAQSLSAASRNASQANSMLQIADGATNTISTILDRLKELATESNSDTIGSQRDKLDAEFQQLLQEITRITATTQYQGSNLIDGSFGASLNTSSALFSVTGVPSSGTTFTGNAAGTYALTADTTNHTITMTKGGVSQTVADVAGAQTLNFSEFGVKVNTDSGYVRDTAIGALTINAGSGGNFMVSSSGHYASSDLISLSSVDLTLSTLGISTSNVTTAANAQAALTAIDSATDHVNSAIGAIGAAESRISYAQTNVDTIQQNTTAAESTIRDANMAQETTAFTKFNILQQAGMAMISQANQSAAQVLTLLR
- the fliW gene encoding flagellar assembly protein FliW, with protein sequence MSAAIRPASIEPTFVTRLFGTIQVSPSRMVHFADGLPGFPNSTHFALLPAQTRALAWLQSLDAPALAFLLIRWGALSEPLGEIGGDAYAIVTLPAQDETATANLQAPVIIDPVSRAGHQFIRTDAVGRTAVPFDLPTLLQPA
- the flgL gene encoding flagellar hook-associated protein FlgL, yielding MRITDAMVYTRSLQQVENQFNALDQASAQVSTGQRNATISDDPVAGGQVMQIDAATRGVTQYLRNISSVQTGLSGEESTLNQLTDLLSRAKELATEQAGSNGDAQTRAAAGAEVSQLLAQAVSLGNLKIGDQYVFAGTATDAEPFQADGSYVGNTAQRQAEIGNGVTVNTTHTGAQLFVDSGAMQSLTALQNALNSNDSNAILASMTGLDTAFDATQNNLADVGARTDALTSATNAFTAQQTSLSTARSNAADIPIEEASLNLASIQTALQAGLLATSKILNTSLVNYLQ
- a CDS encoding sigma-54 dependent transcriptional regulator, which produces MHHPPATKDVDRNVETMKTVLCVDDEPAVAAMFEHALTSLGYEPVLALSGEEALRVVAARRIDLILADSQMPGMSGLELLDALEQQGRNIPVVIVTGHSSVEHAVLSMRRGAVDYLTKPVRLQTLEITIQHALDFARLRSENETFRQEISRIQARRRLVGNSSSLKDLQDVMITVAPTRAAVLIEGESGTGKELIARGIHDQSPRRDQPFITVNCAALPEGLVESALFGHEKGAFTGATARMIGAFERADGGTLLLDEVSEMRLDLQAKLLRAIQEQEFERVGGRDLVRVDVRIIATTNRALLREVDAGRFRADLYYRLQVVPIYTPPLRDRADDIPLLVAHFIHSSCEALGVSSATLAPGTMDHLQAYRWPGNVRELANAVERAVILSRGRPLTAEVFALSRSGGEAAPPVLHLSRSDEPAAVPVPAAESDELPLNLADLERVMIQRALAATGGNRTRAARLLGISERTLRNKLNVPQVS
- the flgC gene encoding flagellar basal body rod protein FlgC, translating into MADVPGIPMLPRPFRELMGPLGTAASGMSRQQKFIEVIANNIANAETTKTADGGPYHRQIAVAGTDPVTGAPITTVHEDKSAGKTVYQPGHPDADAQGYVHYPNVDVATEMVDLMIARRMNDANATVFESAKAMLRKAIDI
- the fliE gene encoding flagellar hook-basal body complex protein FliE → MTTPIRPEMQVVSPLERGEGTPIGSVTDGPGFGDLLTRALGGAESMQQQKDNVIGAFLRGDPVELHQVMAAAEEASLSLQLLVETRNKLTSAYQSLMNTQV
- the fliF gene encoding flagellar basal-body MS-ring/collar protein FliF; protein product: MPDAWTRLDANRRFAVIAIAAGMVLLAFLLMKRASTPDYVTLFRELDLAEVGNITDQLGKASIQYQLGNGGSEVRVPLPDAARARVLLAKVGLPANGRPGLELFDKPSWGMTDFTQHITYRRALEGELARTIGTLRGVTRAQVHLALPEESPIRAQQRPPEAAVVVSLQPNTSLSQDQVRGITQLVAGSVEQMTADHVVVLDDSGRPLTGATDTEGAALTAHQLDLEQGVEQHLATKVEQLLSSAVGPSDVRVQVAARLNFDQVERTIDTYDPNGKVLSNEQRSQTSADSSAGDAAGTVINNTYLNSRKLEKIIGETGNVTRLTVSVMLNSRALKADQAAQDDQRTSLAQLVRNAIGIDSTRGDQLSVVAVPFTDPVPVKVNPADTATIKASAIDTLSRFSIPAVALLAVIVALVLGLRMLKGSGAPRAIGAGTVNPAVAGGIDQLTISDAGGLRTRVQAESASSPDAAARVIRAWLGSTP